In the Quercus lobata isolate SW786 chromosome 5, ValleyOak3.0 Primary Assembly, whole genome shotgun sequence genome, one interval contains:
- the LOC115990180 gene encoding G-type lectin S-receptor-like serine/threonine-protein kinase CES101, whose translation MVSKVQKLILGLLCLLLFLEPSSQQDTLVQGHEITELVSGQGNFRLGFFPLVRNNYYLGIWYNDNRAPLHENVVWIANRDTPIFNNSGSLTIDGYGNLKISYNGGLSIVLYSGQASNDTAAALLENGNFVLREQSTGRQLWQSFDYPTDILLPGMKLGVNRKTGHIWSLRSWSGSMVPKVGDFTFGMDPKHTDRLVILWHGNNYWTSQALNNSHFNLPNWLSNFDYVSNENETYFTYSMGKDITTSQRLTIDYLGNLNGSSGTLVRCDPYYGTEGCAEQKLPQCRIIVQYNTYSDGFLYKSRHGFKFNESDILSVRDCEAKCLNNCSCLAYASTNEDEDAGCEIWGSDSSFSVHPTGARRVYMLLRKRQKKQNMLIQELGGNARPTTVFEKVHKQNKDGQANHELQIFSFESIPVATSNFSSENKLGEGGFGLVYKGKLSNGQEIAIKRLSRNSGQGLVEFKNEAVLIAKLQHTNLVRLFGFCVQEEEKILIYEYMPNKSLDFFLFDRSKKYLLNWKKRFNIIEGIAQGLVYLHKYSRLRVIHRDLKASNILLDEELNPKISDFGMARIFGLKGSEENTNRVVGTYGYMSPEYAMNGVISIKTDVFSFGVLLLEIVCGKKNNSRYQSHDLLNLIGYAWQLWNEGKGLELIDLAILDESCPISEVLRCIHVSLLCVQDQATDRPTMLDVVSMLSNETLQLSPPKQPAFFINTVVGELRDSIIESENCSLNNVTISVMEAR comes from the exons ATGGTAAGCAAAGTTCAAAAACTTATCCTCGGTTTATTATGTCTGCTACTCTTCCTGGAGCCATCTTCCCAGCAAGACACATTAGTGCAAGGACATGAAATCACTGAATTAGTTTCAGGTCAAGGAAACTTTAGATTGGGATTCTTCCCCCTTGTACGTAACAATTACTATTTAGGCATATGGTACAATGACAACCGTGCACCCCTACATGAGAATGTGGTGTGGATTGCCAATCGAGACACTCCAATCTTTAACAATTCTGGAAGTCTTACTATTGACGGTTACgggaatttgaaaatttcatacaATGGGGGGCTTTCTATTGTGTTATATTCTGGACAAGCAAGTAATGATACTGCTGCTGCTCTACTTGAAAATGGTAATTTTGTACTGCGTGAACAGAGTACAGGGCGACAATTGTGGCAAAGCTTTGATTATCCTACTGACATACTTCTGCCAGGAATGAAACTTGGAGTTAATCGTAAAACAGGACATATTTGGTCTCTAAGATCATGGAGCGGCTCTATGGTACCTAAGGTAGGGGACTTCACCTTTGGCATGGATCCTAAACATACAGATCGATTAGTCATCTTATGGCATGGGAACAACTATTGGACTAGTCAGGCTTTGAACAACAGCCATTTCAACTTACCAAATTGGCTCTCCAATTTTGACTATGTATCGAATGAGAATGAAACATACTTCACTTACTCTATGGGAAAAGACATCACAACATCCCAACGGTTAACTATAGATTACTTGGGAAACCTTAATGGTTCCAGCGGAACTCTAGTCCGCTGTGATCCTTATTACGGAACTGAAGGATGTGCGGAGCAAAAGCTTCCTCAGTGCAGGATTATTGTTCAATATAATACTTATTCCGATGGGTTCTTGTACAAAAGTAGACATGGATTCAAGTTTAATGAAAGTGACATCCTGTCCGTTAGGGATTGTGAGGCCAAGTGCTTGAACAATTGTTCTTGTCTTGCTTACGCATCTACAAATGAGGATGAAGATGCTGGCTGTGAAATTTGGGGCTCAGACTCGtctttttcagttcatcctacTGGTGCACGGAGAGTATACATGCTTCTTC GAAagagacaaaagaaacaaaatatgcTAATACAAGAACTTGGAGGTAATGCAAGACCTACCACTGTATTTGAAaaggtacataaacaaaataaagatgGGCAAGCAAATCATGAGTTGCAAATCTTCAGCTTTGAAAGCATTCCTGTTGCTACAAGTAATTTCTCAAGTGAAAATAAGTTAGGAGAGGGTGGTTTTGGACTAGTTTATAAG GGTAAATTATCTAATGGGCAAGAAATAGCAATAAAGAGACTTTCAAGAAATTCTGGACAGGGATTGGTAGAGTTCAAGAATGAAGCTGTTCTCATTGCCAAACTCCAACACACTAATCTCGTAAggctttttgggttttgtgttcaagaagaagaaaaaatattaatctatGAGTATATGCCCAACAAAAGCTTAGACTTCTTTCTCTTTGATAGGTC TAAAAAGTATTTATTAAATTGGAAAAAACGCTTCAACATCATTGAAGGCATTGCTCAAGGACTTGTTTATCTCCACAAATATTCAAGACTAAGAGTAATTCATCGAGACTTAAAAGCAAGCAACATTTTGCTTGATGAGGAGTTGAATCCAAAAATATCTGATTTTGGTATGGCTAGAATATTTGGGTTGAAAGGATCAGAGGAAAACACAAATAGAGTTGTCGGAACGTA CGGTTATATGTCCCCGGAGTATGCAATGAATGGCGTCATTTCAATCAAAACTGATGTATTCAGCTTTGGAGTCCTATTATTAGAAATTGTGTGTGGCAAGAAAAATAATAGTCGCTATCAATCTCATGATCTACTCAACCTTATAGGATAT GCATGGCAATTATGGAATGAAGGTAAGGGTCTAGAGCTAATAGACCTTGCAATACTAGATGAATCATGTCCTATATCTGAAGTATTGAGATGTATCCATGTCAGTCTCTTATGTGTACAAGACCAAGCAACAGATAGACCTACCATGCTAGATGTTGTTTCTATGCTTTCAAATGAAACCCTTCAACTCTCTCCTCCAAAACAACCTGCATTTTTTATCAACACAGTTGTAGGAGAGCTAAGGGATTCTATAATTGAGTCAGAAAATTGCTCCTTAAATAATGTCACAATTTCAGTGATGGAAGCGAGATAA